The following proteins are encoded in a genomic region of Colletotrichum higginsianum IMI 349063 chromosome 9, whole genome shotgun sequence:
- a CDS encoding Calcineurin-like phosphoesterase, which yields MYSLLLRTLILYPVAYSQFSIVCTNQLITRLFAYRTTCNHSNKTSSDPPSAGRGTHTNHRPRPHAPRSMSQHAAGIAIMDHAGISQRRQPVLRRTRFVCVSDTHNTAVKLPKGDVLIHAGDLTNQGSYPELSRAVQWLEKADFESKIVIAGNHDLTLDSTFYAEHGGHFHNQTPQSPDDCIALFTSSPTITYLKHESTTIRLSSPSGPHTSFSIFGSPYSPRNGLWAFGYDAPQHSSSLGAAADLPTLWDDVPLDADIVVTHTPPRTHCDESRARRAAGCEALRRALWRVRPRLAVCGHVHEGRGAQRVRWDVECGNIAFKEEGTEEWLDPGQGNKQSLVNLTAKGGNPLRNDGSHPKPQQPETADTTASIPSTSDRTISGSAAEPGLGTRGLGRDPTSPRSDTAALAGRRGRRETCVVNCAIMAKSYPHVGGKTINKPIVVDLDLPVWEWTRDGMPQFVYAEG from the exons ATGTACTCTCTTCTGCTACGTACTCTAATCTTGTATCCAGTTGCATATTCCCAGTTCTCCATTGTCTGCACAAATCAGCTCATAACTCGCCTCTTTGCGTATAGAACCACTTGCAACCACTCAAACAAAACGTCGTCGGACCCGCCATCTGCCGGCCGCGGCACCCACACCAACCATCGCCCGCGTCCGCACGCGCCCCGGTCCATGTCCCAACACGCCGCCGGCATTGCTATCATGGACCACGCCGGCATCTCCCAGCGACGCCAGCCCGTCTTGCGGAGGACCCGCTTCGTCTGTGTCTCCGACACCCACAACACCGCCGTCAAGCTGCCCAAGGGCGACGTGTTGATCCACGCGGGGGACCTGACAAACCAGGGCAGCTATCCCGAG TTATCGCGGGCTGTTCAATGGCTTGAAAAGGCCGACTTTGAATCCAAGATTGTCATCGCAG GCAACCATGACTTGACTCTGGACTCGACTTTTTATGCTGAACATGGAGGTCACTTCCACAACCAGACACCACAATCGCCTGACGACTGCATCGCCCTCTTCACCAGCTCTCCGACGATAACGTACCTCAAACACGAATCGACGACCATCCGCCTTTCGTCGCCCTCTGGGCCACACACAtccttctccatcttcgGGTCGCCGTACTCGCCGCGTAATGGCCTCTGGGCTTTTGGTTACGATGCGCCCCAGCACTCCTCCAgcctcggtgccgccgccgacctgccCACGCTATGGGACGACGTCccgctcgacgccgacatcgtcgtGACGCACACCCCGCCACGCACCCACTGCGACGAGTCTCGCGCTCGCCGGGCCGCCGGCTGCGAGGCTTTGAGACGCGCCCTGTGGCGTGTGAGGCCGCGCCTTGCGGTTTGCGGGCATGTCCACGAAGGCCGCGGCGCCCAACGCGTCCGCTGGGACGTAGAGTGCGGCAACATCGCATTCAAGGAGGAAGGCACTGAAGAGTGGCTTGATCCTGGCCAGGGGAACAAGCAATCCCTTGTGAACCTGACAGCCAAGGGCGGGAATCCTTTACGGAACGATGGTTCCCACCCGAAGCCCCAGCAGCCCGAGACCGCAGACACCACCGCCTCGATCCCGTCCACTTCTGACAGGACGATTTCTGGAAGCGCCGCCGAACCCGGGCTCGGCACGCGGGGCCTCGGAAGAGATCCGACCTCGCCGCGAAGCGATACGGCCGCGCTGGCCGGCCGCCGTGGACGACGGGAGACGTGCGTCGTCAACTgcgccatcatggccaagAGCTACCCACATGTCGGCGGCAAGACGATCAACAagcccatcgtcgtcgatctGGACCTGCCCGTGTGGGAGTGGACGCGCGACGGAATGCCTCAGTTCGTGTATGCGGAGGGGTGA